DNA from Gemmatimonadaceae bacterium:
AGCTGGGAATCGCGGTTCCCCACGCTACCCCCACCACGCCGATTCGCCGGGCAAGAAACACGGAAAGCGCGAAATTGGCGATGCCTTCCGCAATCGTCCAGATCGCGCCGATCCTGTGCTTGGCGATGCCGATCATCACACCGCCCGCCGTATGACTCGCATTGCGGGCGAACAGCGCGGTCAGCAGCACCATGACCACAGTACCTGAGGTCAAGGCATAGCGCGGTCCCATCCATACCCGGATGAACGTGTGGCCGCGCAAAAACAACGCGATCTGGATCGGCAACCCGATCACGAAGGTCATCCGAGTCCCTTCGATCAGCAGCTGGCGGAGGCCGTGCCTGTCGCCCGCCGCCTCGAGACTGCTTGCCAACGGAGAGAATGTGCTGGTCAGCGCGGAGACGATGCCGCGCACATAGTTGGTCAGACTTCCGCCGATCGCGTAGAAGGTGACAGCTGTCGCCGACAGCACTGCGCCCACGACCAGATTGTCGGTGAAGTAGATCATTTGCTGCCCGACCTGAATCACCACAATCCACGAGCTGTAGTTCCAGAACTGTCGGAGGATTTCGCGATCCACCAGTCGAAAGGAAATGCGCAGGTGCCGGTACTCCTTTCGGCACAGGAGCAGCTGCGCACAGCCAGCGAGAACGCCCGTCGTGAGTTCGGTCGTGGCAAGGCCGACGATACCAAATCCGCCCAGCACAACCAGGACAGCGGATACCGCCCGAACAATGCTTTGACCAATCGTGACGCCGGCGACGAGGTCAAAGCGATGGAGCGCAGTCAGCACTCCTCCGAAGACGCCGAGCGAGAGGCTGACTGCGACATTGATTCCGAGGAGTGCAATGGCGATGCGCGCGGCCGACACTGTGGCCGTCGGAAGGTGCATGAGCCGCGGCGCCAGCCATGCCGCATTGCCGGCTATGACCAGCGCGAGCAGCCCAAAAATCATTCGGCTGGCGAGCGCGGTGGATACCACGCGAGCGGAGTCCTCGTGGTCCCCGCGCACGAAGTCGCGAGCGACGAAGCGGGTGACCGCGCTTCGCAGGCCGAAGTCGAGCAATCCCATGTAGGATGCGAGGGAGCCGACAATGACCCAGACGCCGTACTCTTCGCTTCCGAGCCGAGATACGAGGAAAGGCGCGAGGAAGAACCCGACGAGCAGGCTGGTCGCCATGGCGGCCCAGTTGCCAAACACCCCGCTTACGACTCTACGAAGGCTCGCCACAATGTCTCCAGTGATGCCCGTGCGCGCGTCGGCGTTTGGGCATGTTCAACGGTCTCTTTCTGCATTCCAGCAGTGGGAAGTGAGTTCCGGACATCGTTCACGCGCCGTGCCGGACCGCGGCGCGCCGCCATACTCGCAATTCGGCGGCCGCTTCGGGGACACGGCAAGCTGCACGCCGATCGCCCGCCGGACCATGCCGGTCATGTCCGTCACAGGCGGCCCCTGTTCTCGCCGGGCCGCGACATGACGCGTTCCTTGCCGGCACTCGGCGGCCTCCGTGTGGCGGTCGGCGAAATCGACCTGGCATCAACGGCGACGCGCTCGGGTGAGACTCGCGCGCACGCGTCAGTCTGACGACGGGACACCCGCACATGTTTCCGCGTTAGGCGGCGACGCCGGACATGATCGCGTCCGCCTCCTCTGCCCGGTGCCTGGCCAAGTTTGACCAATTCTTGACGGGCGCTTGTATTGACCGTAAAACGGTCGCCGCCTGACGTAATTTCTGAACCGCTTACGGCAAGAGGTAATCATCGCTGCGGTTAGGCGGCTGCGCCGACATTCGTATCCGAGCATGGCATCATGGCCGCTCGCCCGACGTTAGCACCTCGGCTCGAGTTGGTTCGAGCGAAGTACTCGAACGGGGAAGTGCCCGAGTGGCAACTCAACCGATACCTCGCGCACGGCCAGCGGCTCGAGGCCATCGGCTTTGGCTCAGGCGGCAACATCACGACGGTTGTGCAGCGAAATCCGCGGGCCATCTATCAGTTCGAGTACTCCGATCCTCGAATCGTGACCGGTGGCCTCACGAGTTGGGCGAAGCCCGGGGCGTCCGGGCTGCTGCCCATTGATAGTCCCACCGACGTGGTCGGTGTCACGCCGGATGGAATACCGCTCTATCTGGACGCGAGCACGGCGACCGTCAAGACGAGCACGATCTCCGGCCAACGCGTCCTCGTGGCAGTGCTCGACTCGCTGCCTGTCGTCCAATCCGCTTGCGCCATCGATGCACGAACGATCACGTTCGTCGAGGCGCGCCATCCTGATACCGTATTCGTTAGGCGAATCTCGGCTTTGTCACCGCCAGCGGTTCCACTGGTGGCAGCGCCGCGAGATTCGCTTCCCCCCCCGGTGTGGACCGCCACTCGATTCGGCGGCGCGATGGGCTCGGGTTGCGTACTCTGGGCGCCTAACTGGCGCAGCGTTGCAACGCTCGTCGATTCGACGATTCACTCGGAGTGGCCGCTGCATTGGGCATCCGCCACTCCAAGCCGGCCTCGGCGGCTCCTCGCCTGGCTTACGCATCGCACGGTCAGGCCGGTGTTCGCTGAAGACGTCACGATGTTTCCCGGCGGCGTCGCGGTGTTGTCGGACGCCGGTACCGTCATCGACCTGTACGGCATGGACGCCGGACAATACCTCCGGAGTCTCTCGCTCCCGCGGCCTGTCCTGCGCATCGGCGGAGATGAAGCTCGCATCTTCACGCTGCGCCAAGCGTCCGGCAGCATTCTGTTCGCCTCATTCATCTTACCCGAGACGGCGCGAGCGCTCGCGAACAAAGTTGGACGCGGGCTCGCCGAGACAGACTCCACTCCCCAATGGCTCCGCCTGTTACGTCAAATTTTGCGATGACAGATGGGTTGCGCGCTGCTCGGCGTCGGGCCGGGTTGGTCGCGCAAGATGCCCGGGTAACCGTGCACCAATGAAAAGCGGAACATTGCCCGCCGCGTTGCTGCTGCTGCTCACCGCGTGTAGCCGGGCGCACACCAGCCACGCCGACACATCCGATAGCGCCCCGCCGCCGCCACGTCCCCCTCGTGCTGGTGTTGCGCCGCCCCCGCCGCTTCGAACCGTTGTTCTAACGCAAGCGCAGTATGATTCCATCATGGCAGCCAACGGCAAGGGACGTCCGGACCGAGGGCGCCGCCTGATCAGGAAGGATTCAGGGAAATCAGAACCATGAACGCTGGAGCGCATCCGGCAGCGCATGCGCCGCCCGAATCCGGTACGGGCGCCGCTGCTCTTGAGCTGGGCTCCAGGCGCTAGTTGTGTGGCTCAAATATGGTGGCGTCGCTCCGACCTGCACGTTTCTGAATAGCGACGGCGTGTGTCGTTCAAGGCCGGGAATTTCGGCGAGAGCGCCGCAAGATTGCCCCCGGTGGATTCGAACCACCAAGCACCCACCGCGTTAGGCCCTCAACTCGCGCAATCTGACCATAAGCGTACATCGGACGCCATCGGTCCGGACCGAAATACGCACCCTCCCGCACCAGTTCCCGCACCAGTCGAGGAAACCGATTGATGCAGCGGGACGATTGCCCCGCGCTGAGCGCGGATCGCCTCGCTGCGCGTCAGCCACGCGCACCGCGCACCGGTTTCGTCGCGGCGCCGACATCTCGCGCGGCTCGCGCGCATACAGGAGATAGCGCATGACTTGGAATCAGGACTGTTTGGCTACCCGGCCGTGATCGACCTCGGGTCTGGCGTGACGTCAAGCCGGTTCGCCCGATGGAGCGGGGCGCCGCCGACCGCGGGGCTCTGCTCGAGCGGTGCGGACGCGGAAGTGGTGACGTTGGCCTTGGCCGACCCCGGCGGCTCACCCGATCCCGGACCGCAAGCCCAGGGCGTCGGCTTGCTCGCAGTGCCGGGCCTCCCGGTTCAGGTCGAGGCGGGCGCTGCGTTTTCGGTGGGTGCCACGCTGCAAAGTGATGGGACCGGACGGGCGATCACGTGGGCGAGCGGCGCGAAGGTGGCCCGCGCGCTGGAAGCGGCGACCGCAGCGGGTCAGGTCAAGTGGGTGGTTCTGTTGTCCGGACGGTAGGCACTTAACCCAAACCGAGGTGAGCCATGAGTTACGAAGTCCGCGATACCAGCCGAGTCGCCTGGCCGATCGAACATTCCGAGGTGGTCAAAGCGGCCAACCTCATCCTCGCGCGCATCGACCGCGATGTCGGATCTTGGCGCCTGTATCGTGGCGACTGCGAGCGCGAGGGCATCATCACCGGCGAGGCCACGCCGGTGCTGTCCGGCTATTCGACGTACAGCGAATTCGGCCGCAGGTGGCTCAATCCGGACGCGGCCGACATTGAGCGCGCCGTCGCGCTCGTCCGCGCGCGCGAGACGACCGAGAAACCGTCACCGGCAGCACGGCGATGAACAAGAACACACCGAACGACAAGACAGCGTCGCGAGTTCGAGCCCGAACGATCGTCGGCGCCGAAGCAAGGTTCGCCAGGCGCCCAATGGCGGGAACGACTGGTTGCCGCTCGAGGGGCTGGCCTCTGCCGAAACAAACATCGAATGGGCCGAGATCGCGCTCATCGCCAGGCCTTGCATCAACGTCGGCGGCGCCAGCGACGATCGTTCGGGGCCTTCCCTCGATCCTTCGGGACCCCGATCCGCACACCGATGAGGCGCGCTCTCGGCCGCACGATAATGGCGTGCTATTCAGCACGCAAAGCTGTGGCTGGGTTCACCAATCCCACGCGGCGCGCCGGCACGTAGCAGGCTGTCACGACCACAACAAACACGACAACCGATACTATGCCGTAGGTGCCAGAATCCAGCGGAGTCAGGCCATATAAGAGACTCCGTAGGAACCAACTGGTGGCGAGTGCACAACAAACGCCGACCAGAAATCCCACGGCGGCTAGCCGCAGTTCATGGAAAACAATCAGCTTGACAATCCGCGAGGATTGAGCCCCGACGGCGAGACGAATCCCAATGTCGCGCCTTCGTTTTGTCATCCGGTAACTGACAGTACCGTACAGCCCGACGGCAGCTAAGATGATCGCCATTCCGGCGAACAACGACAAGAATGTGGCAGCCGCCCGGTTATCGCGCAGTTGCGGGGCGACGATAGACTCAACGGTTTCGACATCGACGAAAGGCAGGTTAGGCGCAAGCGCTGCGACTTGCCGTCTTAAATATTCCACGGATGCGCTCGGGTTACCGACGACTCTCACAAATAGAGTCGGAATACCCTGCACGCTGTCGTCTTTCAACGGTAGAAAAATGAAGGGAATGGGCGCTTCCTGGAGCTGCAGGTACTTGCCAGTCTCTACGACGGCTATAACACGGGTACACTGTCCTACCTTCTGCTGCGGTCCGACGCTGATGCACTTGCCTACAGCGGATTGGTTAGGCCAGAGGTCTGCCATAGCTTTGTTAATCACGACCGCGCTTCCGTCGTCGCGGAAGTCTGTCGCCGTAAACGACCGTCCACTGAGTACTCTCGTGCCGACTGTCGTGAAGTAATCTGCGCCGACATAGTTTAGATACGGACCGATCGGCGGCTGGCGTGGTTGGTCGCTTCCGACGGCCCGCACGGTGGTCGCCTGTACGTCGCGAAACGGCACGCTCAGTGCGACGCTTGCCGCTTGCACTCCTGGCAGGTGCCGGAGTCGATCGAGTGCGCGAGAATAGAACGCTTCCTGCGCTGCGGCACTATACCCGGCGCGCTCAAGATCAACCGACGCAAGTAACAGGCGATTGATCTCAATGCCGGGATCAACCGACTGAAGGTTGCGGAGCGAGCGCATCAACAAAGCGGCATTCGTTAGGAGTATGACCATCAGGGCGACCTGGAAAGCAACAAGCCGATCCTGCTGGCGCGAATAGTTCCTGCCGGACTGGTTCCCACCGATCTTTAGGTCCGCCGTGATTTCCTTTCGGAGC
Protein-coding regions in this window:
- a CDS encoding oligosaccharide flippase family protein; amino-acid sequence: MATSLLVGFFLAPFLVSRLGSEEYGVWVIVGSLASYMGLLDFGLRSAVTRFVARDFVRGDHEDSARVVSTALASRMIFGLLALVIAGNAAWLAPRLMHLPTATVSAARIAIALLGINVAVSLSLGVFGGVLTALHRFDLVAGVTIGQSIVRAVSAVLVVLGGFGIVGLATTELTTGVLAGCAQLLLCRKEYRHLRISFRLVDREILRQFWNYSSWIVVIQVGQQMIYFTDNLVVGAVLSATAVTFYAIGGSLTNYVRGIVSALTSTFSPLASSLEAAGDRHGLRQLLIEGTRMTFVIGLPIQIALFLRGHTFIRVWMGPRYALTSGTVVMVLLTALFARNASHTAGGVMIGIAKHRIGAIWTIAEGIANFALSVFLARRIGVVGVAWGTAIPSLFFSLFLRPQYVCRLVDLPLRTFVWQSCLRPTLAALPYAAACYACERWWTVEHMSSFLLQIAVALPMYATGVALVFRREIQSTVLPRLRRRFLAASAVQN
- a CDS encoding capsid cement protein; protein product: MTSSRFARWSGAPPTAGLCSSGADAEVVTLALADPGGSPDPGPQAQGVGLLAVPGLPVQVEAGAAFSVGATLQSDGTGRAITWASGAKVARALEAATAAGQVKWVVLLSGR
- a CDS encoding ABC transporter permease yields the protein MMGGLWRDTRVAIRSLFRNRGLTTVIVLCLGIGIGASTGIVAVVSAVILRVPPLVRDPSGLFRVHVTRRAGNLQTEASASLSYPDFIDLSATRHIFADLAAFATVDLDFARGEDARRLHGILVTARYFSLLGVHPAVGRFFSAEETTSRALSRVVVLSHAFWLRQFLGDSAVIGKTVTCAGLDFVVIGVAPGDFAGVDPGAVDIWVPMAAANDVMPGFPWLEARFASWLGIVGRLFPGVSKSAATLAASSALAQAAQSVEGLDKHPSVLFGPLSMMLGPGRGAASTAVLWLTIAAGLVLLIALANVGILLLARAMQRRREIAIRVCLGITKWALIRQLVVESVFLTVFGGTVGVAIAYLTIRAPLFPSGFPRTTISLDQRALGFATFVSVFTGVLFGLIPAVIWLRKEITADLKIGGNQSGRNYSRQQDRLVAFQVALMVILLTNAALLMRSLRNLQSVDPGIEINRLLLASVDLERAGYSAAAQEAFYSRALDRLRHLPGVQAASVALSVPFRDVQATTVRAVGSDQPRQPPIGPYLNYVGADYFTTVGTRVLSGRSFTATDFRDDGSAVVINKAMADLWPNQSAVGKCISVGPQQKVGQCTRVIAVVETGKYLQLQEAPIPFIFLPLKDDSVQGIPTLFVRVVGNPSASVEYLRRQVAALAPNLPFVDVETVESIVAPQLRDNRAAATFLSLFAGMAIILAAVGLYGTVSYRMTKRRRDIGIRLAVGAQSSRIVKLIVFHELRLAAVGFLVGVCCALATSWFLRSLLYGLTPLDSGTYGIVSVVVFVVVVTACYVPARRVGLVNPATALRAE